In Hymenobacter gelipurpurascens, one DNA window encodes the following:
- the xseA gene encoding exodeoxyribonuclease VII large subunit, whose protein sequence is MPLYNRRPDPGLSALPPAALPLAELLARVRQTLSERFAESYWVLAEIADLTVPRFDGAHCYLTLSDQHTTARGAQLKAQARATIWSQRYQQLAPAFEQQTGLALKVGLKVMLRVQIKFHEQFGLSLDVVALDPTYTVGDLARQRLETLRKLEAKGLLERQKRLTLPLGVQRVAVISSPTAAGWQDFVQQLREAPYDFALTLFPASMQGDDSPASIRTALAAIKLRRREYDAVVIIRGGGSKTDLLAFDDYGLAAAVAAFPLPILTGIGHERDEAVVDLTAHTSLKTPTAVAAFLIERLARLEAALEGYGGRIRELAQARVQDAVGHLQRILRRAHQEARQQLSGHREELHQRIRLAAAAPRAQLRQQEQQLTRRRHQLHRAAQSGLRGQEARLRTFGRALAQRFRRLHRRRCEQLLHRRFQLQLAAERLLHQAEVRLLQVQIPTTAAPLPLVPAPTPTRSKAVSSPAPKRVAAATPAEGQLPLFLS, encoded by the coding sequence ATGCCACTGTACAACCGTCGTCCGGATCCAGGCCTTTCCGCTCTGCCGCCTGCCGCGCTGCCGCTGGCGGAGCTGCTGGCCCGCGTGCGCCAGACCCTGAGCGAGCGGTTTGCGGAGTCCTACTGGGTGCTGGCCGAAATTGCCGACCTCACCGTGCCGCGCTTCGATGGGGCGCATTGCTACCTCACCCTCTCCGATCAGCATACCACCGCGCGCGGCGCCCAGCTCAAAGCCCAGGCCCGCGCTACCATCTGGAGCCAGCGTTATCAGCAGCTGGCACCTGCCTTCGAGCAGCAAACTGGCCTAGCCTTAAAAGTGGGCTTGAAAGTGATGCTGCGTGTGCAGATCAAATTTCACGAGCAGTTTGGCCTCTCGCTGGATGTTGTGGCCCTCGACCCCACCTATACCGTCGGTGACCTGGCCCGGCAGCGGCTGGAAACGCTGCGGAAGCTGGAGGCCAAAGGCCTGCTGGAGCGCCAGAAGCGCCTGACGCTGCCCCTGGGCGTGCAGCGCGTGGCCGTTATCTCCTCACCTACGGCGGCGGGCTGGCAGGATTTCGTGCAGCAGCTGCGCGAGGCGCCCTACGATTTTGCCCTCACGCTCTTCCCAGCCTCCATGCAGGGCGACGACTCGCCGGCCAGCATCCGGACGGCGCTGGCCGCCATCAAGCTGCGCCGACGCGAGTACGATGCCGTCGTGATTATCCGGGGCGGGGGCTCCAAAACCGACCTGCTAGCCTTCGACGACTATGGCCTAGCCGCCGCCGTAGCCGCTTTTCCGCTGCCCATTCTCACCGGGATTGGCCACGAGCGCGATGAAGCCGTGGTAGACCTCACGGCGCACACGTCCCTCAAAACTCCCACCGCCGTAGCCGCCTTCCTGATAGAGCGCCTGGCGCGCCTCGAAGCCGCCCTGGAAGGCTACGGGGGCCGTATTCGGGAACTGGCCCAGGCCCGCGTGCAGGATGCCGTAGGCCACTTGCAGCGCATATTGCGCCGCGCCCACCAGGAGGCCCGCCAGCAGCTTTCCGGGCACCGCGAGGAGTTGCACCAGCGTATTCGGCTGGCGGCCGCCGCGCCGCGGGCCCAGCTGCGCCAGCAGGAGCAGCAGCTTACGCGCCGCCGCCACCAGCTGCACCGGGCGGCGCAGAGTGGCCTACGCGGCCAGGAAGCCCGGCTGCGTACGTTTGGCCGGGCGCTGGCCCAGCGGTTTCGGCGGCTGCACCGCCGCCGCTGCGAGCAACTACTGCACCGCCGGTTTCAGCTGCAGCTCGCCGCCGAGCGCCTCCTGCACCAGGCGGAGGTACGTTTGCTCCAGGTTCAAATTCCGACCACAGCGGCGCCTTTGCCTCTCGTGCCGGCTCCGACGCCTACTCGCTCCAAAGCTGTTTCCAGCCCTGCGCCGAAGCGGGTAGCGGCTGCTACGCCGGCGGAGGGCCAGCTTCCTTTATTCTTATCCTAG
- the xseB gene encoding exodeoxyribonuclease VII small subunit, with protein MPQPITYRQAIEELETILRALETDSVDVDDLTARVQRSAELIRLCKQKLRSAESAIDQVFENLDDEEELDKPEEE; from the coding sequence ATGCCCCAACCCATCACCTACCGCCAAGCCATCGAAGAGCTGGAAACCATCCTGCGCGCCCTCGAAACCGATTCTGTGGATGTGGATGACCTCACGGCCCGCGTCCAGCGCTCCGCCGAACTGATTCGGCTGTGCAAGCAAAAGCTGCGCTCCGCCGAGTCGGCCATCGACCAAGTATTCGAGAACCTCGACGACGAGGAAGAGCTAGACAAGCCCGAAGAGGAATAG